A stretch of Episyrphus balteatus chromosome 2, idEpiBalt1.1, whole genome shotgun sequence DNA encodes these proteins:
- the LOC129910169 gene encoding farnesol dehydrogenase-like, with translation MERWQNRVAVVTGASCGIGKAIADDLVKAGLRVVCLARRYERMEENKSKLPESLQSHYYIRKCDVSVESQVRETFDWIEQTLGGTDILINNAGIVRPGNIVDMDSQMIDEVFSTNVKGLIYCSQAAFKSMNERKFNGHIVHINSILGHNVLGGTPEAPSLNVYPPSKYAVTAINETLRNEMRFLGTKIKTTSISPGITKTEIAPPELYDLFDALLMPEDVSQAVMFCISTPPHVQIHELIIKPVGEIV, from the exons ATGGAACGCTGGCAAAATCGTGTTGCTGTCGTCACTGGGGCTAGCTGTGGTATTGGAAAAGCTATCGCCGATGACCTGGTTAAGGCTGGTCTAAGGGTAGTTTGCTTGGCCAGACGTTACGAGAGAATGGAAGAAAATAAGTCCAAACTTCCGGAATCGTTGCAATCGCATTACTATATTCGCAAATGTGATGTCTCCGTTGAGTCTCAAGTGAGGGAAACTTTCGATTGGATTGAACAAACCCTTGGTGGCACTGATATTCTTATCAATAATGCTGGAATAGTTCGACCTGGAAACATAGTTGATATGGATTCACAGATGATTGATGAGGTCTTTAGTACAAATGTCAAGGGATTGATATATTGTTCGCAAGCAGCTTTTAAGAGTATGAATGAGAGAAAGTTCAATGGACATATTGTCCATATAAATAGCATTTTGGGACATAATGTCCTCGGGGGAACACCAGAAGCTCCAAGTTTAAATGTTTATCCGCCGTCGAAGTATGCAGTGACAGCTATCAATGAAACACTTAGAAACGAAATGCGATTTTTGGGAACGAAAATTAAGACCACT AGCATCAGTCCTGGAATAACAAAAACCGAAATCGCTCCACCGGAATTGTATGATTTGTTTGACGCCCTACTTATGCCAGAAGATGTGTCGCAAGCTGTGATGTTTTGCATTTCAACACCACCGCATGTCCAGATACATGAGCTGATAATAAAGCCAGTTGGAGAGATTGTGTAG